TTCGCAACTATGCCCAACTCACCCGCCCCTTCGTCACCGCTTTCCCGTGTCCCACGCCTATAGACCTCGACACCTGGCTGACACTCCGACGCAATAAGGTCTCTCCATCCACACTCTGCAACTTCGCCGCCGGACTCCGCAATTTCTTTGGCTACCTGGCCGAGAGAGGAATACCAGCCATGACACCCAAAGACGTGCCCGTTATCACCGCCATCAGGAAACGACGCAAAGCGCCACCGCCAGAGGACGTCGC
The sequence above is drawn from the Chloroflexota bacterium genome and encodes:
- a CDS encoding site-specific integrase gives rise to the protein MTPININAVVAQLQALEPRHQEIIAELTKALAATTQTKISMPLPTWIDPWCQHLTNKGRSPHTVRNYAQLTRPFVTAFPCPTPIDLDTWLTLRRNKVSPSTLCNFAAGLRNFFGYLAERGIPAMTPKDVPVITAIRKRRKAPPPEDVA